A section of the Choristoneura fumiferana chromosome 5, NRCan_CFum_1, whole genome shotgun sequence genome encodes:
- the LOC141427763 gene encoding uncharacterized protein, which translates to MKTFLIVTTAFSLSFGDNYDYLEVPYDEAITMNCPDECPLLYQPICAGGSNYANQCELDCENRQRREMYLPDLYPSCHRTCSQCHSAKKRNTKRPRHRLVEHYKRLHKKTQIHLF; encoded by the exons ATGAAAACATTCCTTATTG TGACAACAGCATTCTCTCTCTCATTTGGGGACAACTATGATTACCTCGAAGTGCCTTACGACGAGGCAATAACCATGAACTGCCCCGACGAATGCCCTTTGCTTTACCAGCCCATATGCGCAGGCGGCAGCAACTACGCGAATCAGTGCGAACTGGACTGCGAAAACCGCCAACGTCGGGAGATGTACTTGCCGGACCTGTATCCCTCATGCCATAGAACCTGTTCTCAGTGCCACAGCGCGAAAAAGAGGAATACGAAAAGACCGAGGCACCGTCTAGTGGAGCACTACAAAAGACTGCACAAGAAAACTCAGATCCATcttttttga